A DNA window from Arachis duranensis cultivar V14167 chromosome 3, aradu.V14167.gnm2.J7QH, whole genome shotgun sequence contains the following coding sequences:
- the LOC107477981 gene encoding transcription factor MYB41-like, which translates to MGRVPCCDKNGLKKGPWTPEEDLKLTNYIQTHGPGNWRTLPKNAGLQRCGKSCRLRWTNYLRPDIKRGRFSFEEEEAIIQLHSVLGNKWSAIAARLPGRTDNEIKNYWNTHIRKRLLRMGIDPITHAPRLDHLLDVSSILRTLVANPSSLLSLQALLTHPQPFLFNPELLKLLAAATTPSTLTSTKNDQNNPDFASSSSSSSQNINNNNNDILQQILSGKLNQLVAPKEEFVTHGHFERPMSTIQGNVEGLMENNNNNFNVLQQDQIGFIGNQDLDNNNIANQNSFGYDSVLSSPNQMNSSSTYVNSSAEEESYCSELFKFQIPDTLDISDFM; encoded by the exons atgggAAGAGTTCCTTGTTGTGACAAGAATGGTCTCAAGAAGGGTCCATGGACCCCCGAGGAAGATCTTAAACTTACCAACTACATTCAGACTCATGGCCCAGGAAATTGGCGCACCCTTCCCAAGAATGCTG GTCTTCAAAGATGTGGCAAGAGTTGTCGCCTAAGATGGACAAATTACCTGAGACCCGATATCAAGAGGGGAAGATTCTCTTTTGAAGAAGAGGAGGCTATTATTCAGTTGCATAGTGTATTGGGAAACAA ATGGTCGGCAATAGCAGCAAGACTTCCAGGAAGAACTGACAACGAAATCAAGAACTATTGGAACACTCACATTAGGAAGAGGCTACTTCGGATGGGAATTGACCCAATTACCCATGCCCCACGCCTTGATCACCTTCTTGATGTGTCCTCCATTCTAAGGACACTCGTTGCAAacccttcttctcttttgagtctCCAAGCCCTATTAACTCACCCTCAACCCTTTTTATTCAACCCTGAATTGCTTAAGCTATTAGCAGCTGCTACAACTCCTTCAACTCTTACGTCCACAAAAAATGACCAAAATAACCCTGATTTTGCATCGTCATCCTCATCTTCGTCGCAgaatattaataacaataataatgatattcTACAACAAATCCTTAGTGGAAAGCTCAATCAGTTAGTTGCACCAAAAGAAGAGTTTGTTACTCATGGTCATTTTGAGAGACCAATGTCAACAATTCAAGGTAATGTGGAGGGCTTAatggaaaataataataataattttaatgttttgCAACAAGATCAAATTGGTTTCATAGGGAACCAGGATTTGGACAATAATAATATTGCAAACCAAAATAGTTTTGGGTATGATTCGGTGCTGTCAAGTCCAAATCAGATGAATTCATCATCCACCTATGTGAATAGCAGTGCAGAGGAAGAAAGCTATTGCAGTGAATTATTCAAGTTTCAGATTCCAGACACTCTGGATATTAGTGattttatgtaa
- the LOC107477980 gene encoding diacylglycerol kinase 5-like, whose amino-acid sequence MSSKDSNLLNNFKIPDYILVPESKTQSIEVGNDHDSVPKSPVLVFINSRSGGQLGGELLKTYRTLLNEKQVFDLGENAPDKVLHSIYAKLENLKVQGDQFAMKIMERLKLIVAGGDGTAGWLLGVVCDLKLSHPPPIATVPLGTGNNLPFAFGWGKKNPGTDQNSVEQFLDQVMKAKEMTIDNWHIVMRMRAPKEGSCDPIPPLELPHSLHAFQRVSAGDELNVEGYHTFRGGFWNYFSMGMDAQVSYAFHSERKMNPEKFKNQLVNQSTYAKLGCSQGWFFASLFHPADRNIAQLAKVKIIRRRGKWEDLPIPPYIRSIVCLNLPSFSGGLNPWGTPNQKKLEQRDLTPPFVDDGLLEVVGFRDAWHGLVLLAPKGHGTRLAQAHRIRFEFHKGTADHTFMRIDGEPWKQPLPVDDDTVVVEISHHGQVNMLATETCKSTSVNDPLSPRHTDDAEEDDSDEDEHSTGEEFRKFGAADTFRIPDDVDISHLS is encoded by the exons ATGTCTTCAAAAGACTCAAACTTGTTGAACAATTTTAAGATTCCGGATTACATTCTCGTCCCGGAATCCAAAACTCAAAGCATTGAGGTCGGTAACGATCATGATTCGGTGCCAAAGTCTCCGGTTCTTGTTTTTATTAACTCCAGGAGCGGTGGACAACTCGGAGGGGAACTCTTGAAAACATATAGAACTCTTCTTAACGAGAAACAG GTTTTTGATTTGGGGGAAAATGCTCCTGATAAGGTGCTGCATTCAATCTATGCTAAGTTGGAAAATCTCAAGGTCCAGGGTGATCAATTTGCCATGAAGATTATGGAGAGGCTGAAGTTAATT GTTGCAGGAGGTGATGGAACAGCAGGGTGGTTACTTGGAGTTGTTTGTGATCTCAAGTTATCTCATCCACCACCAATAGCCACAGTTCCCTTGGGCACAGGGAATAATCTTCCTTTTGCATTTGGTTGG GGGAAGAAGAACCCTGGGACGGATCAAAACTCAGTTGAGCAATTTTTAGATCAAGTCATGAAGGCTAAGGAAATGACAATAGACAA CTGGCATATCGTCATGAGAATGAGAGCTCCTAAAGAAGGTTCCTGTGATCCAATTCCGCCGCTCGAGTTACCGCATTCTTTGCATGCATTCCAGCGTGTATCTGCGGGAGATGAACTTAATGTG GAAGGTTACCACACTTTCCGTGGAGGGTTTTGGAATTACTTTAGCATGG GCATGGATGCTCAAGTGTCCTATGCATTTCATTCTGAACGAAAGATGAATCCTGAAAAATTCAAGAACCAGTTGGTTAATCAG AGTACTTATGCTAAGCTTGGATGCTCACAAGGATGGTTTTTTGCTTCCTTATTCCATCCTGCTGACAG GAACATAGCGCAACTTGCGAAAGTAAAAATAATCCGAAGGCGTGGTAAATGGGAAGACCTACCTATACCTCCCTA CATCAGGTCAATTGTGTGTCTTAACTTGCCCAGTTTTTCTGGTGGATTGAATCCATGGGGTACACCGAATCAGAAAAAGCTTGAACAG AGAGATTTGACACCACCATTTGTGGATGATGGCCTTTTAGAGGTTGTTGGTTTTAGAGATGCATGGCATGGCCTTGTTTTGCTTGCTCCAAAAGGACATGGAACTCGTCTTGCTCAG GCGCATAGAATCAGGTTTGAGTTCCACAAAGGCACAGCAGATCACACATTCATGAGGATCGATGGGGAGCCGTGGAAGCAACCTCTCCCAGTCGATGATGACACCGTTGTGGTGGAGATTTCTCACCATGGCCAGGTTAACATGCTTGCCACTGAAACGTGCAAGTCTACGAGTGTGAATGATCCTTTATCACCGCGCCACACTGATGATGCGGAGGAAGATGACAGCGACGAGGATGAACACTCTACAGGAGAGGAGTTTCGGAAGTTTGGTGCAGCAGACACATTTAGAATTCCAGATGATGTTGATATTTCTCATCTTAGTTAG
- the LOC107477912 gene encoding uncharacterized protein LOC107477912, translated as MVCSLGIGRMEVMARFLAGSFSQTIADDFGRSAAEYICRELREADEANLLDEEGVFGSAEGEGLLYWHHLGSCLQVRHFYHGHLQ; from the exons ATGGTATGTTCCCTTGGGATTGGAAGAATGGAAGTCATGGCAAGGTTTCTAGCTGGGAGTTTCTCCCAAACCATTGCAG ATGACTTTGGCAGGTCAGCTGCTGAGTATATTTGCAGAGAACTACGTGAGGCAGATGAAGCAAATTTACTTGATGAAGAAG GAGTGTTTGGAAGTGCAGAAGGAGAAGGCCTTCTGTATTGGCACCACTTGGG GTCCTGTCTACAAGTAAGACATTTTTACCATGGTCATCTTCAATAA